In Shinella sp. XGS7, a single genomic region encodes these proteins:
- a CDS encoding enoyl-CoA hydratase-related protein, with the protein METVTIETDARGVARVTMNRPEVFNAFNEAMIAELGLAFEQLSADPAVRLIVLAGSGKAFSAGADLQWMKRAAEATQAVNLEDARRFAAMLQRIAECPKPTLARVQGLALGGGVGLAAACDIALATPDAKFAVSEARFGILPAVIGPYVINAVGPRQARRLALTASRIPASEALALGLVQEVVEDIDAALERWIDELLLNGPGALGEIKALFAQLEVGPITPAVRELTAQTIARVRMGDEAREGFAAFLAKRPAAWVPHKD; encoded by the coding sequence GTGGAGACAGTAACGATTGAGACCGATGCGCGCGGTGTGGCGCGTGTCACCATGAACCGGCCCGAGGTGTTCAACGCCTTCAACGAGGCCATGATTGCCGAGCTGGGCCTGGCCTTCGAGCAGCTCAGTGCCGATCCGGCGGTGCGCCTGATCGTGCTGGCCGGTAGCGGCAAGGCCTTCAGCGCCGGCGCCGATCTGCAGTGGATGAAGCGCGCGGCCGAGGCCACGCAGGCCGTCAATCTGGAGGATGCGCGCCGCTTTGCCGCCATGCTGCAGCGCATTGCCGAATGCCCCAAGCCCACCCTGGCCCGTGTGCAGGGCCTGGCCCTGGGGGGCGGCGTGGGTCTGGCCGCGGCCTGCGACATCGCCCTGGCCACGCCGGACGCCAAGTTCGCCGTCAGCGAGGCGCGCTTCGGCATCCTGCCCGCCGTGATCGGCCCTTATGTGATCAATGCCGTGGGCCCGCGCCAGGCGCGCCGCCTGGCCCTCACCGCCAGCCGCATTCCGGCGTCTGAAGCCCTGGCCCTGGGCCTGGTGCAGGAGGTGGTGGAGGACATCGACGCCGCGCTGGAGCGCTGGATCGACGAGCTGCTGCTCAACGGCCCCGGTGCCCTGGGCGAGATCAAGGCCCTGTTTGCCCAGCTGGAAGTGGGCCCCATCACGCCCGCGGTGCGCGAGCTGACGGCCCAGACCATTGCCCGCGTGCGCATGGGCGATGAGGCGCGCGAGGGCTTTGCCGCCTTCCTGGCCAAGCGGCCCGCCGCCTGGGTGCCCCACAAGGATTGA
- a CDS encoding DUF748 domain-containing protein gives MPARFRRIRRFALIALLSLALLALLMLAGLRLAVGHLQREIESALGPRASVGDLQADWRGVELRDLRLRAEAGWPAEDELRARRVRVEPELRSVWRGDWRIARIEVEGAYLSLLRTREGRLRLLPGLLETPARGAEGPSAATPGWRLQIDRIQLQDSQLAFFDASLRRAGPPHALRVEALQAELGPLRLPALDQPVAISLEGRFKSASPRQPDGRLSLTGELTPASQDARLQARFSEVDLVALQPYLLKVSETGVRRGSLDLDLRAEVKARHLRAPGTLTLRQLELASEGGALSTFAGLPRQAVLSALSREGQLVLRFTLDGRLDDPAFSLNENLATRVASGLAESLGVSVSGVVKGLGSMVKGLFGR, from the coding sequence GTGCCTGCCCGCTTCCGCCGCATTCGCCGCTTCGCCCTGATCGCTCTGTTGAGTCTTGCCTTGCTGGCCTTGTTGATGCTGGCCGGCCTGCGCCTGGCCGTGGGTCATCTGCAGCGCGAGATCGAGAGCGCCCTGGGGCCGCGTGCCAGCGTGGGCGATCTGCAGGCCGACTGGCGCGGCGTGGAGCTGCGGGACCTGCGCCTGCGTGCCGAGGCCGGCTGGCCGGCGGAGGACGAGCTGCGCGCCCGCCGCGTGCGCGTGGAGCCCGAGCTGCGCAGCGTCTGGCGCGGCGACTGGCGCATCGCCCGCATCGAGGTGGAGGGCGCCTACCTTTCTCTGCTGCGCACGCGCGAGGGCCGGCTGCGCCTGCTGCCCGGCCTGCTGGAGACGCCCGCGCGCGGCGCCGAGGGCCCCTCCGCGGCCACCCCGGGCTGGCGCTTGCAGATCGACCGCATCCAGCTGCAGGACAGCCAGCTCGCCTTCTTCGACGCTTCGCTGCGCCGCGCCGGCCCGCCCCATGCCCTGCGGGTGGAGGCGCTGCAGGCCGAGTTGGGGCCTCTGCGGCTGCCGGCCCTGGACCAGCCGGTGGCCATCAGCCTGGAGGGCCGCTTCAAGAGCGCCTCGCCGCGCCAGCCCGATGGTCGGCTCAGCCTCACGGGCGAGCTCACGCCGGCCTCCCAGGATGCGCGCCTGCAGGCGCGCTTCAGCGAGGTGGACCTGGTGGCCCTGCAGCCCTATCTGCTCAAGGTCTCGGAAACCGGCGTGCGCCGCGGCAGCCTGGACCTGGACCTGCGCGCCGAGGTCAAGGCCCGGCATCTGCGCGCGCCCGGCACCCTGACCCTGCGCCAGCTGGAGCTGGCCAGCGAGGGCGGTGCCCTCAGCACCTTCGCCGGCCTGCCGCGCCAGGCCGTGCTCTCGGCCCTGAGCCGCGAGGGCCAGCTGGTCTTGCGCTTCACGCTGGACGGGCGCCTGGATGATCCGGCCTTCTCCCTCAATGAGAACCTGGCCACCCGCGTGGCCTCGGGCCTGGCGGAAAGCCTGGGCGTGAGCGTCTCGGGCGTGGTCAAGGGCCTGGGCAGCATGGTCAAGGGCTTGTTCGGGCGCTGA
- a CDS encoding 3-hydroxyacyl-CoA dehydrogenase — protein MSDWIVAKQPAAEAAVGVIGAGVMGAGIAQVAAQAGHPVLLLDVREGAAAAAIAQIAKGLDGLVAKGRMAAEEREAVMARIRPASATAELRETALVVEVIVEKLEPKQALLRELDALLPPGAIIASNTSSISITALANGMADPGRLVGMHFFNPVPLMKLVEVVSGAETAPSVAQAIFDLARRWGKTPVHAKSTPGFIVNRIARPYYAETLALLLEQAGTPAQADRALRGAGFRMGPCELMDLIGHDTNFLVTQSVFEANFGDKRYTPSLVQRALVDGGRLGRKVGKGFYEGLPAAAGPVAAPTGPAPQPTLCGRGGLVDVLAGWLTHKGIAFARGESADWCGLQLGELQLHLSSGRSAAQLAHERRHPALAVIDWVLAPDRCDALALAYAPQVSAAQRAEAEDLLRHLGWEPLVLRDVPGLAVARTIAMLVNEGADAVWQGVCDEAGADTAMKLGVNYPAGPFEWLAQLGAPTVVELLDGLFAAYRSERYRVSPLLQQLSWR, from the coding sequence ATGAGCGATTGGATTGTTGCGAAGCAGCCCGCGGCCGAGGCCGCCGTGGGTGTGATCGGGGCCGGCGTCATGGGCGCCGGCATTGCCCAGGTGGCGGCCCAGGCCGGTCATCCGGTGCTGCTGCTGGATGTGCGCGAGGGCGCGGCCGCCGCTGCCATTGCGCAGATCGCCAAGGGCCTGGACGGCCTGGTGGCCAAGGGCCGCATGGCGGCCGAGGAGCGCGAGGCCGTGATGGCGCGCATCCGCCCCGCCAGCGCCACCGCCGAGCTGCGCGAGACCGCCCTGGTGGTGGAGGTGATCGTGGAGAAGCTGGAGCCCAAGCAGGCCCTGCTGCGCGAGCTTGATGCCCTGCTGCCGCCGGGCGCCATCATCGCCTCCAACACCTCGTCCATCAGCATCACCGCCCTGGCCAATGGCATGGCCGATCCCGGCCGCCTGGTGGGCATGCACTTCTTCAACCCCGTGCCCCTGATGAAGCTGGTGGAGGTGGTCTCGGGCGCCGAGACCGCGCCCTCGGTGGCCCAGGCCATCTTTGATCTGGCCCGCCGCTGGGGCAAGACGCCCGTGCATGCCAAGAGCACGCCCGGCTTCATCGTCAACCGCATTGCCCGGCCCTATTACGCCGAGACCCTGGCCCTGCTGCTGGAGCAGGCCGGCACGCCGGCTCAAGCGGACCGCGCCCTGCGCGGCGCGGGCTTTCGCATGGGGCCTTGCGAGCTGATGGACCTGATCGGCCACGACACCAATTTCCTGGTCACCCAGTCGGTGTTCGAGGCCAACTTTGGCGACAAGCGCTACACGCCCTCCCTGGTGCAGCGCGCCCTGGTGGACGGCGGGCGCCTGGGCCGCAAGGTGGGCAAGGGCTTCTACGAAGGCCTGCCGGCTGCCGCCGGCCCCGTGGCCGCGCCCACGGGGCCGGCGCCCCAGCCCACGCTGTGCGGCCGCGGCGGCCTGGTGGATGTGCTGGCCGGCTGGCTCACGCACAAGGGCATCGCCTTCGCCCGCGGCGAGTCGGCCGACTGGTGCGGCCTGCAGCTGGGCGAGCTGCAGCTGCACCTGAGCAGCGGCCGCAGCGCGGCCCAGCTGGCGCATGAGCGCCGCCATCCGGCCCTGGCCGTGATCGACTGGGTGCTGGCCCCGGATCGCTGCGACGCCCTGGCCCTGGCCTATGCGCCCCAGGTCAGCGCCGCGCAGCGTGCCGAGGCCGAGGACCTGCTGCGCCATCTGGGCTGGGAGCCCCTGGTGCTGCGCGATGTGCCGGGCCTGGCCGTGGCGCGCACCATCGCCATGCTGGTGAACGAGGGCGCCGATGCCGTGTGGCAGGGCGTCTGCGACGAGGCCGGCGCCGACACCGCGATGAAGCTGGGCGTGAACTATCCGGCCGGTCCCTTCGAGTGGCTGGCCCAGCTGGGCGCGCCCACCGTGGTCGAGCTGCTGGACGGCCTCTTCGCCGCCTACCGCAGCGAGCGCTACCGCGTCAGCCCGCTGCTGCAGCAGCTGAGCTGGCGCTGA